The following proteins are encoded in a genomic region of Arachis ipaensis cultivar K30076 chromosome B02, Araip1.1, whole genome shotgun sequence:
- the LOC107625520 gene encoding uncharacterized protein LOC107625520, producing the protein MASSPTPTPTPSSPKLIAPITTIIATTTTTTTTNTTNDAVSPTKKPQPIPWTHQETVNLIRAYQEKWYALKRGPLRANQWEEVAVVVAARCGYDFNHPCKSAVQCRHKMEKLRQRHRAEKKQHLLTTSRVPARATWQYYGLMDELERGPMPISARPITSMAPTGGNDEYGNYGSFDQNDDDFIEENEERENYIKSKSINYLLSKKPSMNKCRGILRDRVPKGLWRFDDADYDDDVNYLDDDDDDDDDDDDGNCGGGGDERGVVMVDERALVSGLSTEIKDFTERFIGMENLKMRIVKETERRRLEMENRRMEMILESRQRTIDSIGRVFGSSKRLKMSEGS; encoded by the coding sequence ATGGCCTCCTCACCCACACCCACACCCACACCCTCATCTCCAAAACTAATTGCTCCAATTACCACCATAATCGCTACCACAACCACAACGACAACAACAAACACCACAAACGACGCCGTTTCGCCCACCAAGAAACCCCAACCGATTCCATGGACTCACCAGGAGACCGTTAACCTGATCAGGGCGTACCAGGAGAAATGGTACGCCTTGAAGCGCGGCCCACTCCGGGCCAACCAGTGGGAAGAGGTCGCCGTCGTCGTCGCCGCCCGCTGCGGCTACGACTTTAACCATCCTTGCAAGTCCGCCGTCCAGTGTCGCCACAAGATGGAGAAGCTCCGCCAGCGCCACCGAGCCGAGAAGAAGCAACATCTTCTCACCACTTCCCGCGTCCCTGCCCGTGCCACGTGGCAGTACTATGGCCTTATGGATGAGCTGGAGCGTGGCCCAATGCCGATCTCCGCCCGGCCCATAACCTCCATGGCGCCTACGGGCGGCAACGACGAGTACGGTAATTACGGAAGTTTCGATCAAAATGACGATGATTTCATTGAGGAAAATGAAGAAAGGGAAAACTATATAAAATCAAAGAGTATTAATTATCTTCTTAGCAAGAAACCCTCAATGAACAAGTGTAGAGGGATTTTGAGGGATCGTGTTCCAAAAGGATTGTGGAGATTTGATGATGCTGACTATGATGATGATGTTAATtatcttgatgatgatgatgatgatgatgatgatgatgacgatggtaattgtggtggtggtggtgacgaGAGAGGAGTGgtaatggtggatgagagggctTTGGTTTCGGGTTTGAGTACAGAGATAAAAGACTTCACTGAGAGGTTCATTGGGATGGAGAATTTGAAGATGAGGATCGTGAAGGAAACTGAGAGGCGGAGGTTGGAGATGGAGAACAGGCGGATGGAGATGATCCTTGAGTCGCGGCAGCGGACCATTGATTCGATTGGGAGGGTCTTTGGGTCATCCAAGAGACTCAAGATGAGTGAAGGAAGCTGA